Proteins from a genomic interval of Diospyros lotus cultivar Yz01 chromosome 6, ASM1463336v1, whole genome shotgun sequence:
- the LOC127803384 gene encoding protein GAMETE EXPRESSED 1, protein MRRRMVDQRQEFLFLVLVCFLLFPQTSWGWFFSSKETPAAGNPWNNEAISRDAVSEFSMEAMSNRKGVQLVENARKKMAAASSSSCWQNAYENLFAGCSDILAGEEKRSRLAWHLSNCFQKDSGRPPFPYCDTKTRMVKCLTKLDQDAHRIYLEFYLETNSICHQLQTDAFKRQTERLVNELKKSAEFAEDKLEKIEERAEDLLQDSQHIHDSLASIDIQTQQMAEITKNVEDCVNAALRHAEAVHKQTKEIAGSQSELQESQSQMKHKLEESMATLHESYRNVVGEVSKLKNEAAEIEKEIGRVGDAMASKMNTLQSKADDIGDMAGISLDKQKTLLDGQSVAIEGLQFLTTFQSQALEESRGTLQKLAELGDKQQDELLQRQQLLQQAHDHLVENSRTILAAQEAFESKQASMFVALDKLFALHNAMLLESRLVKMFIIYSMLIFVLYLFTSTKQTYAVRPRLYIGLCATFLIEFVILRHGPSNIEQQAWVLSLVRSLFALIAAIQLLYAVCTFRDIELLNHQLLLKITEDLIEVFNGKRAKYEELSWDAGSDINWPSWVETELPEDVDNLEDPDYLLQEEVGENSVPTTSTTKRYNLRRRHNS, encoded by the exons ATGAGAAGGCGGATGGTTGATCAAAGACAAGAGTTTCTTTTTCTCGTCCTTGTGTGTTTTCTCTTGTTTCCACAGACTTCATGGGGATGGTTCTTCTCTTCCAAAGAGACTCCTGCAGCCGGAAACCCTTGGAACAATGAAGCGATCTCACGGGATGCAGTTTCCGAATTCTCCATGGAGGCTATGAGCAACCGGAAGGGAGTCCAGCTTGTTGAGAACGCCAGGAAGAAGATGGCTGCAGCCTCATCATCTTCCTGTTGGCAAAACGCCTATGAGAATCTCTTTGCCGGGTGTTCAGATATTCTGGCCGGCGAAGAGAAGCGCTCGAGGCTTGCCTGGCATCTCAGCAACTGCTTCCAGAAAGACTCCGGCAGGCCACCTTTCCCTTACTGTGACACGAAAACTAGAATGGTGAAGTGCCTTACAAAATTGGACCAGGATGCTCATAGGATCTATCTTGAGTTCTATCTTGAGACCAACTCTATCTGTCACCAGTTACA GACTGATGCATTCAAGCGCCAAACTGAGAGGCTGGTGAATGAGCTAAAGAAGTCTGCAGAGTTTGCTGAAGACAAATTGGAGAAGATAGAAGAGAGAGCAGAGGATTTGTTGCAAGATTCTCAGCACATACACGATTCCTTGGCTTCCATTGATATTCAGACACAACAAATGGCAGAAATTACTAAGAATGTTGAAGATTGTGTTAATGCTGCTCTGAGGCATGCAGAAGCAGTTCATAAACAAACCAAGGAGATTGCAGGTTCTCAGTCGGAACTGCAAGAAAGCCAATCACAAATGAAGCACAAGTTGGAAGAATCAATGGCGACGCTACATGAATCTTACCGTAATGTGGTTGGAGAGGTAAGTAAACTGAAGAATGAAGCGGCTGAAATAGAGAAGGAAATTGGCAGAGTTGGGGATGCAATGGCTTCAAAAATGAATACCCTGCAGAGTAAAGCTGATGATATTGGCGATATGGCAGGCATCTCCCTGGATAAGCAGAAGACGCTTCTAGATGGGCAATCCGTGGCCATCGAAGGCCTTCAGTTTTTAACTACATTTCAGTCCCAGGCACTTGAAGAGAGCAG GGGTACCTTACAAAAGTTAGCTGAACTAGGGGATAAGCAACAAGATGAGCTTCTCCAGCGACAACAGCTGCTTCAACAAGCTCATGATCATTTAGTTGAAAATTCAAGGACAATATTGGCAGCTCAG GAAGCTTTTGAATCAAAGCAAGCAAGCATGTTCGTTGCTCTAGACAAACTCTTTGCCTTGCACAACGCGATGCTGCTTGAGTCCCGGTTAGTTAAAATGTTCATCATTTACTCGATGCTAATCTTTGTCCTGTACTTGTTCACAAGCACAAAGCAGACCTACGCTGTGAGACCCAGGCTTTACATAG GGCTTTGTGCCACATTCTTGATTGAATTTGTTATACTGCGGCATGGACCGAGTAATATTGAGCAGCAGGCTTGGGTACTGAGTCTAGTTAGATCGCTCTTTGCACTAATTGCAGCAATCCAGCTTCTATATGCCGTCTGTACATTCAG GGACATAGAATTGTTAAATCACCAGCTGCTACTGAAAATAACCGAGGACCTCATTGAGGTGTTTAACGGTAAACGAGCAAAATACGAAGAACTATCATGGGATGCTGGAAGTGATATAAACTGGCCTTCATGGGTTGAGACAGAGTTACCAGAGGATGTAGATAATCTTGAAGATCCTGACTACTTACTTCAAGAGGAAGTTGGAGAGAACTCAGTTCCAACCACTTCAACAACTAAAAGATACAATCTCCGTCGTCGTCATAATTCATAG
- the LOC127803385 gene encoding uncharacterized protein LOC127803385 isoform X2: protein MAEEAGMFVVHQTIGSVLCCKCGIPMAPNAANMCVKCLRSEVDITEGLQKHVIVIHCPECDRYLQPPRTWIKAQLESKELLTFCVKRLKNLNKVRLVHAEFIWTEPHSKRIKVKLRVQKEVLNGAVLEQAYTVEYVVQEQMCESCSRVQANPDQWVAAVQLRQHVSHRRTFFYLEQLILRHDAVAQALRIKQMDHGIDFYFGNRSHAVKFVEFLAKVAPVRSRHDKQLVSHDLKSNNYNYKYTFSVEICPICREDLICLPPKVAVSLGNLGPLVICTKVSNSIALLDPFTLRHCFLDPDQYWRASFKSLLSSRQLVEYIILDLEIVSSEVNIGGSKYTLADAQVARVSDFGKNDTIFSIRTHLGHLLNPGDYALGYDLYGANSNDIELDKYKGLVLPDAILIKKSYEEKRQRRRGKPRSWKLKSLNMEVDDNVRARVEEDKRNSEYEQFLRDLEENPDMRFNMSLYRNKEYQPSELASVTDGEDFPSVPLDELFADLDLSEEEDGGDSMRE from the coding sequence ATGGCAGAGGAAGCAGGTATGTTTGTGGTTCATCAAACCATTGGAAGTGTTCTATGTTGCAAGTGTGGTATCCCAATGGCGCCAAATGCTGCTAATATGTGCGTGAAGTGCTTGCGCTCTGAAGTTGACATCACAGAAGGTTTGCAGAAGCATGTCATTGTCATCCATTGCCCTGAGTGTGATAGGTACTTGCAGCCCCCAAGAACATGGATTAAAGCCCAACTGGAATCGAAGGAGCTCTTGACTTTTTGCGTGAAGAGATTGAAGAATTTGAATAAAGTTAGGTTGGTACATGCTGAGTTTATATGGACTGAACCTCACTCCAAGAGGATTAAAGTCAAGCTGAGAGTTCAGAAAGAGGTACTCAATGGAGCTGTTCTGGAACAAGCTTATACTGTTGAGTATGTTGTGCAAGAACAAATGTGTGAATCTTGCTCTAGGGTTCAAGCAAACCCTGATCAATGGGTGGCTGCTGTGCAACTGCGGCAGCATGTTTCTCACAGGCGAACATTCTTCTACTTGGAGCAGCTTATTCTTAGGCATGATGCTGTAGCGCAAGCTTTAAGAATTAAGCAGATGGATCATGGAATTGATTTCTATTTTGGTAATCGCAGTCATGCTGTTAAGTTTGTGGAGTTTCTGGCCAAGGTTGCCCCCGTTAGGAGTCGTCATGACAAACAACTTGTCTCACATGACCTCAAGAGCAATAATTACAACTACAAATATACTTTCTCTGTTGAAATCTGCCCAATTTGCCGTGAAGATCTTATATGTCTCCCGCCAAAAGTTGCTGTGAGTTTGGGAAATCTCGGTCCACTTGTTATATGCACCAAAGTGAGTAACAGCATTGCTTTACTAGACCCCTTTACCCTGAGACATTGTTTTTTGGATCCTGATCAATATTGGAGGGCATCTTTTAAGTCTCTACTTTCTAGTAGGCAACTAgttgaatatattatattggATTTGGAGATTGTTTCTTCTGAAGTTAATATTGGTGGGTCAAAGTATACTTTGGCTGATGCCCAAGTTGCTCGTGTAtctgattttggaaaaaatgacACAATTTTCTCTATAAGAACACATTTGGGCCATCTTTTAAATCCTGGTGATTATGCTCTTGGTTATGACCTGTATGGAGCTAACAGTAATGATATTGAGCTAGATAAGTATAAAGGTCTTGTCCTTCCAGatgcaattttaattaaaaagagcTATGAAGAGAAGCGTCAAAGGAGGCGTGGGAAGCCTCGTTCATGGAAGCTTAAATCTCTCAACATGGAAGTTGATGATAATGTTAGAGCTAGGGTTGAGGAGGATAAGAGAAATTCTGAGTACGAGCAGTTCTTGAGAGATTTAGAAGAGAATCCTGATATGAGGTTTAATATGTCATTATACCGGAACAAAGAATACCAGCCATCAGAATTGGCTTCAGTGACTGATGGGGAAGACTTTCCTTCTGTACCTTTAGACGAGTTGTTTGCTGATCTTGATCTAAGTGAAGAGGAAGATGGGGGAGATAGCATGAGGGAGTAA
- the LOC127803385 gene encoding uncharacterized protein LOC127803385 isoform X1: MFIFLLSSCTLSLTAMAEEAGMFVVHQTIGSVLCCKCGIPMAPNAANMCVKCLRSEVDITEGLQKHVIVIHCPECDRYLQPPRTWIKAQLESKELLTFCVKRLKNLNKVRLVHAEFIWTEPHSKRIKVKLRVQKEVLNGAVLEQAYTVEYVVQEQMCESCSRVQANPDQWVAAVQLRQHVSHRRTFFYLEQLILRHDAVAQALRIKQMDHGIDFYFGNRSHAVKFVEFLAKVAPVRSRHDKQLVSHDLKSNNYNYKYTFSVEICPICREDLICLPPKVAVSLGNLGPLVICTKVSNSIALLDPFTLRHCFLDPDQYWRASFKSLLSSRQLVEYIILDLEIVSSEVNIGGSKYTLADAQVARVSDFGKNDTIFSIRTHLGHLLNPGDYALGYDLYGANSNDIELDKYKGLVLPDAILIKKSYEEKRQRRRGKPRSWKLKSLNMEVDDNVRARVEEDKRNSEYEQFLRDLEENPDMRFNMSLYRNKEYQPSELASVTDGEDFPSVPLDELFADLDLSEEEDGGDSMRE, encoded by the coding sequence ATGTTCATTTTCTTACTTTCTTCTTGCACGCTTAGCTTAACAGCCATGGCAGAGGAAGCAGGTATGTTTGTGGTTCATCAAACCATTGGAAGTGTTCTATGTTGCAAGTGTGGTATCCCAATGGCGCCAAATGCTGCTAATATGTGCGTGAAGTGCTTGCGCTCTGAAGTTGACATCACAGAAGGTTTGCAGAAGCATGTCATTGTCATCCATTGCCCTGAGTGTGATAGGTACTTGCAGCCCCCAAGAACATGGATTAAAGCCCAACTGGAATCGAAGGAGCTCTTGACTTTTTGCGTGAAGAGATTGAAGAATTTGAATAAAGTTAGGTTGGTACATGCTGAGTTTATATGGACTGAACCTCACTCCAAGAGGATTAAAGTCAAGCTGAGAGTTCAGAAAGAGGTACTCAATGGAGCTGTTCTGGAACAAGCTTATACTGTTGAGTATGTTGTGCAAGAACAAATGTGTGAATCTTGCTCTAGGGTTCAAGCAAACCCTGATCAATGGGTGGCTGCTGTGCAACTGCGGCAGCATGTTTCTCACAGGCGAACATTCTTCTACTTGGAGCAGCTTATTCTTAGGCATGATGCTGTAGCGCAAGCTTTAAGAATTAAGCAGATGGATCATGGAATTGATTTCTATTTTGGTAATCGCAGTCATGCTGTTAAGTTTGTGGAGTTTCTGGCCAAGGTTGCCCCCGTTAGGAGTCGTCATGACAAACAACTTGTCTCACATGACCTCAAGAGCAATAATTACAACTACAAATATACTTTCTCTGTTGAAATCTGCCCAATTTGCCGTGAAGATCTTATATGTCTCCCGCCAAAAGTTGCTGTGAGTTTGGGAAATCTCGGTCCACTTGTTATATGCACCAAAGTGAGTAACAGCATTGCTTTACTAGACCCCTTTACCCTGAGACATTGTTTTTTGGATCCTGATCAATATTGGAGGGCATCTTTTAAGTCTCTACTTTCTAGTAGGCAACTAgttgaatatattatattggATTTGGAGATTGTTTCTTCTGAAGTTAATATTGGTGGGTCAAAGTATACTTTGGCTGATGCCCAAGTTGCTCGTGTAtctgattttggaaaaaatgacACAATTTTCTCTATAAGAACACATTTGGGCCATCTTTTAAATCCTGGTGATTATGCTCTTGGTTATGACCTGTATGGAGCTAACAGTAATGATATTGAGCTAGATAAGTATAAAGGTCTTGTCCTTCCAGatgcaattttaattaaaaagagcTATGAAGAGAAGCGTCAAAGGAGGCGTGGGAAGCCTCGTTCATGGAAGCTTAAATCTCTCAACATGGAAGTTGATGATAATGTTAGAGCTAGGGTTGAGGAGGATAAGAGAAATTCTGAGTACGAGCAGTTCTTGAGAGATTTAGAAGAGAATCCTGATATGAGGTTTAATATGTCATTATACCGGAACAAAGAATACCAGCCATCAGAATTGGCTTCAGTGACTGATGGGGAAGACTTTCCTTCTGTACCTTTAGACGAGTTGTTTGCTGATCTTGATCTAAGTGAAGAGGAAGATGGGGGAGATAGCATGAGGGAGTAA
- the LOC127804368 gene encoding uncharacterized protein LOC127804368 has translation MEIPFAGNNGRGSGGDLPSLQVTYRLNGKNYLKWSQLICTFLKEKGKLSHLEGTSPKDGEPVFAAWDEEDSLVMSWLWNSMTPEISDTMMFLTTTKEIWEAIKLTYSKVRDAAQIYEIKTKVAAIEQGTRSVTEYAHLLQTLWQELDHYQCLKMKCSEDV, from the coding sequence ATGGAGATTCCGTTTGCTGGAAACAATGGTCGAGGCTCTGGAGGAGACTTACCAAGTCTTCAAGTGACTTACCGATTAAATGGTAAGAACTACTTGAAATGGTCTCAATTAATCTGTACGTTCCTAAAAGAGAAAGGGAAACTAAGCCATTTGGAAGGGACCAGTCCTAAAGATGGAGAACCGGTGTTCGCAGCATGGGACGAAGAGGATTCTCTAGTAATGTCATGGCTATGGAATTCCATGACCCCTGAAATTAGTGACACGATGATGTTTTTAACAACCAccaaagaaatttgggaggcGATCAAGCTTACCTACTCCAAGGTTCGAGATGCAGCTCAAATCTACGAAATCAAGACAAAAGTGGCAGCCATAGAACAAGGCACCAGATCTGTCACAGAGTATGCACATTTACTGCAAACTTTGTGGCAAGAATTGGACCATTATCAGTGCTTAAAGATGAAATGTAGTGAAGATGTGTAG